A window of Bacillus sp. SM2101 contains these coding sequences:
- a CDS encoding CDP-glycerol glycerophosphotransferase family protein produces the protein MINVKLLPTLLVKILFGSLHQIFALLYAINPNKITFASSRSEEISGNLKFVYEELLARNKGISYVLLFKRNSASKIGKLTYLVHMTKVMYHLATSKYFVIDDYFFPVYIISPRQGVDIIQLWHAAGAFKTFGHSTISKSYGPSKEYLKYIKVHGNYTKVLVSAEEVIPYYAEAFNMSANKIYPIGIPRTDYFFDYAKHRPVYQRFIGEFPELSGKKLILYAPTFRGNGYHQKSMDYLIDFHALHSVLGEDYAVLVHLHPYVQEKIAINPKHSCFIYQIEKNYSIEELLLLSDMLITDYSSIIFDYSILQRPILFYANDLEEYRKERDFYYPYKNFIPGPFFNNSEELAYCIKKGEFDYQLISTFRQRFLPTSDGHVSKRVTDFIFSVDTHSE, from the coding sequence ATGATAAATGTGAAGCTTTTGCCAACATTATTAGTGAAAATTTTATTTGGTAGTTTGCATCAAATTTTCGCACTGCTTTATGCGATCAATCCCAATAAAATAACCTTTGCATCTAGTCGTTCTGAAGAGATTAGTGGAAATTTAAAATTTGTTTATGAAGAGCTATTAGCTAGAAACAAAGGAATCTCTTATGTATTGTTATTTAAAAGGAATTCAGCAAGTAAAATAGGGAAGTTGACATATTTAGTACATATGACTAAGGTAATGTATCATCTGGCTACTTCAAAATACTTTGTAATAGATGATTATTTTTTTCCTGTATATATTATAAGCCCTAGACAAGGTGTGGATATTATTCAGCTATGGCATGCAGCAGGTGCGTTTAAGACCTTTGGACATAGTACAATTAGTAAGAGTTATGGCCCATCTAAAGAATATTTAAAATACATAAAAGTACACGGCAATTATACTAAAGTATTAGTTAGTGCGGAAGAGGTTATTCCATATTATGCTGAAGCATTTAATATGTCTGCAAATAAAATATACCCCATAGGCATACCAAGAACAGATTATTTTTTTGATTATGCAAAGCATAGGCCAGTTTATCAAAGATTTATCGGTGAATTTCCAGAACTATCAGGAAAAAAATTGATATTATATGCTCCTACTTTTCGTGGAAATGGTTATCATCAGAAATCAATGGACTATTTAATTGATTTCCACGCATTACATTCAGTTTTAGGAGAGGACTATGCGGTTCTCGTGCACCTTCATCCTTATGTACAGGAAAAAATAGCAATAAATCCAAAACATTCTTGTTTTATTTATCAAATTGAGAAGAATTATAGTATTGAAGAGCTATTATTATTATCTGATATGTTAATTACTGATTATTCTTCTATTATATTTGATTATAGTATTTTACAACGTCCAATCTTATTTTATGCGAACGATTTAGAAGAGTATAGGAAAGAGCGAGACTTCTATTATCCTTATAAAAATTTTATCCCTGGTCCGTTTTTCAATAACTCCGAAGAACTGGCTTACTGTATAAAAAAAGGTGAATTTGATTATCAGTTAATATCAACGTTTAGGCAACGCTTTTTACCAACCAGTGATGGTCATGTATCCAAAAGGGTGACTGATTTCATATTTTCGGTTGATACACACTCAGAATGA
- a CDS encoding CDP-glycerol glycerophosphotransferase family protein, with protein MNSPGLKESNLHKKIAPNELKINDDNTNYNEEVGVIKTNEYDEEVIRAAKEMIAAGKNLPTATSHTHVNDENTTYTEDLLVKNIDHAENMLPSAKRMIDAGKEIIPKRTISHLSWNGAIMEIKGYYYLQDIPLRDEDLVKKRLILINEEKEKIAIPLRDVLVELFNDDKSKNIDVNVYKWAGFVGTVNFATISKNAHPLPASLYKMFIEIEIQDYNGKKYSRMYPLGNIERFLHHQFYTTKMEYFSNRKEMRYNLLASYDEHEKTLTLRSTQLMDIDPSRLIIEKNKSNGLIYKIIKTIGFRGLYSIFKLLPMEKNKVLFASDSRTEMSGNFEFVYEEMQSREFDWKYRFLFKEGITDKKTIGEIVELAYHLATSKVILLDDFYPMVYPLKIRKNAELIQLWHAVGAFKKFGFSRIGLPGGPSPKSKNHRNYTKAIVSSDHIGKYYAEGFGIDREKVVATGIPRTDVFFDKSYQEEVKEQLYNDYPFLKGKKVIMFAPTFRGNGQQSAYYPMEVLNLHKLYESLSDEYVFLFKLHPFIKNDFSIPYQYGDFFYDFSSYREINDLLFITDVLITDYSSVCFEYALLDKPMIFFSYDVEEYVQKRDFYFEYQSFIPGPLVRSTKELIETIINENFEMHKIKPFVEYFFDDIDGMSSTRVVDQLILGLEEEVIEEG; from the coding sequence ATGAACTCACCAGGCTTAAAAGAGAGTAATTTACATAAAAAAATAGCACCTAATGAGTTAAAGATAAATGATGACAATACAAACTATAATGAAGAAGTTGGGGTTATCAAAACCAATGAATATGATGAAGAGGTAATACGTGCTGCAAAAGAGATGATTGCTGCGGGAAAAAATCTTCCTACGGCAACTTCACACACACATGTTAATGATGAAAATACAACATATACCGAAGATTTATTAGTAAAAAATATTGATCATGCTGAAAATATGCTACCATCTGCAAAACGTATGATAGATGCAGGAAAAGAGATTATACCTAAGAGAACCATATCACATTTAAGTTGGAACGGTGCAATTATGGAAATTAAGGGATATTATTATTTGCAGGATATTCCTTTGCGTGATGAAGATTTAGTAAAGAAACGTCTCATTTTAATTAACGAAGAGAAGGAGAAAATAGCGATTCCTTTAAGAGATGTTTTAGTTGAATTATTTAACGATGATAAATCAAAAAATATTGATGTAAATGTATACAAATGGGCAGGTTTTGTTGGGACGGTAAATTTTGCGACGATTTCTAAAAATGCACACCCTCTTCCTGCGTCATTATATAAAATGTTTATTGAAATAGAGATTCAAGATTATAATGGTAAAAAGTACAGTAGAATGTATCCGTTAGGTAATATAGAGAGGTTTTTACATCATCAGTTTTATACAACTAAAATGGAGTATTTTTCTAACAGAAAAGAAATGAGATATAATCTTTTAGCATCTTATGATGAACATGAAAAGACGTTGACATTAAGATCAACACAGTTAATGGATATCGACCCCTCTAGGCTGATTATTGAAAAAAATAAGAGCAATGGCTTAATATATAAAATCATAAAAACAATTGGTTTTAGAGGGCTGTATAGCATTTTTAAATTGTTACCAATGGAGAAGAATAAAGTGCTGTTTGCATCAGATAGTCGAACTGAAATGAGTGGTAATTTCGAATTCGTTTATGAAGAAATGCAAAGTCGAGAATTTGATTGGAAATACAGATTTTTATTTAAAGAAGGCATTACTGATAAAAAGACAATAGGAGAAATAGTTGAGTTAGCTTATCATTTGGCAACATCGAAAGTTATTTTACTTGATGATTTTTACCCGATGGTTTATCCTTTGAAAATTCGTAAAAATGCTGAACTCATTCAACTTTGGCATGCAGTGGGTGCTTTCAAGAAATTTGGGTTTAGTCGGATAGGTCTACCTGGTGGGCCTTCACCAAAATCAAAAAATCATAGAAATTATACTAAAGCAATTGTAAGTTCTGATCATATTGGGAAATATTATGCTGAGGGTTTTGGTATTGATAGGGAAAAAGTTGTAGCAACAGGAATCCCTAGAACAGATGTGTTTTTTGATAAGTCTTATCAAGAGGAAGTAAAAGAACAATTATACAATGATTATCCATTTTTAAAAGGTAAAAAAGTCATTATGTTTGCACCAACCTTCAGAGGGAATGGTCAACAATCCGCTTATTATCCTATGGAAGTATTGAATTTACATAAGCTATACGAATCATTAAGTGATGAATATGTTTTTCTGTTTAAATTACACCCCTTTATAAAAAATGACTTTAGTATACCTTATCAGTATGGTGATTTTTTCTATGACTTTTCATCGTATCGGGAGATCAATGATTTATTATTTATAACAGATGTGTTAATAACGGATTATTCTTCAGTATGTTTTGAGTACGCATTGCTTGATAAACCTATGATTTTCTTTTCTTATGATGTTGAAGAATATGTGCAGAAAAGAGATTTTTACTTTGAGTACCAATCATTTATTCCTGGTCCACTAGTACGCTCTACAAAAGAACTAATTGAGACAATTATAAATGAAAATTTCGAAATGCATAAAATAAAACCATTTGTAGAGTATTTCTTTGATGATATAGATGGGATGTCTAGCACAAGAGTGGTGGACCAATTGATTTTAGGGCTTGAGGAAGAAGTTATTGAAGAGGGATAA
- the tagH gene encoding teichoic acids export ABC transporter ATP-binding subunit TagH, whose amino-acid sequence MNSTVIFNNVAKKYKMYKKTSDKLLDIVLPKGYGKDFYALQDINFKAEKGDTIGIVGINGSGKSTLSNLISGVIPPSSGGIEINGEASLIAIASGLNNELTGRDNIELKCLMLGFSKQEIKVLTPEIIEFAELGEFIDQPVKKYSSGMKSRLGFAISVSIDPDILVIDEALSVGDKTFADKCLEKMNSFKEKGKTIFFISHSMGQIKDFCEKVLWLEAGEIKAYGLKEEIIPQYEKFIKDYKKMTKEEKEQLKHKFNEKRSGKQIQAQTSPTG is encoded by the coding sequence ATGAACAGTACTGTTATTTTTAACAATGTTGCAAAAAAGTATAAAATGTATAAAAAAACTTCAGATAAGCTGTTAGATATCGTCCTCCCTAAAGGCTATGGGAAGGATTTTTATGCGTTGCAGGATATTAACTTTAAAGCTGAAAAGGGAGATACTATAGGTATTGTCGGTATTAATGGTTCAGGAAAATCGACATTATCAAATTTGATTTCAGGGGTAATACCACCATCTTCAGGAGGTATTGAAATAAACGGTGAAGCCTCGCTTATAGCAATCGCATCTGGCTTAAACAATGAATTAACTGGAAGAGATAACATTGAGCTGAAATGTTTAATGTTAGGCTTCTCGAAACAAGAAATAAAAGTGTTAACTCCTGAAATTATTGAATTTGCTGAACTCGGGGAATTCATTGATCAACCCGTTAAAAAATATTCAAGTGGTATGAAGTCTCGATTAGGATTTGCAATTTCAGTGTCAATAGATCCTGATATATTAGTAATTGATGAGGCGCTATCAGTAGGTGATAAAACATTTGCTGATAAATGTTTAGAAAAAATGAATAGCTTTAAAGAAAAAGGAAAGACCATCTTTTTTATTAGCCATTCAATGGGTCAAATAAAAGACTTCTGTGAAAAGGTTCTTTGGTTAGAAGCAGGTGAAATCAAAGCATATGGTTTAAAAGAGGAGATTATACCTCAATATGAAAAGTTTATAAAAGATTATAAGAAGATGACGAAGGAAGAAAAGGAGCAATTAAAACATAAATTCAATGAAAAACGTAGTGGCAAACAAATCCAAGCGCAGACATCACCTACTGGATAA
- the helD gene encoding RNA polymerase recycling motor HelD: MNKVNKEWQGEQHRVDFVVEKISAELGSLKKDIGGVKAEIINIRKHFWDDVTVNLDDTNEATETAISVKQQAEMLSERERNHKQAFQQITTLNKLKDSPYFGRVDFVEDGDCKMENIYIGIRSYYDEESEQFLVYDWRAPISSLYYDYSLGKAQFLTPEGVISGEMNLKRQFIVHESQIVSMFDTGVTIGDKLLQEVLGNQSNSQMKSIVATIQKEQNLIIRNENSRLLIVQGAAGSGKTSAALQRVAFLLYRYRETLQAEQILLFSPNSMFNSYVSTVLPELGEDNMQQTTLQEYIDHQLGEEFDLEDQYEQLEYTLTATKDSIYSVRMNNIRYKASLEFMILIDHYINQLKKRDMVFKDITFRNKVVISADQIKEQFYSFDPSMRIPNRLTLMVEWLLKELKKIEKAERKKQWVEDEIELLDRDVYARVYRKLQRDNNKSNNTFDDYRREQKLLAAIVVRKHLKPLMAAVEHLRFVDIRKIYMQLFTTNQFMNMPKAEKSIQYQWEEMCDQTVARIEKFELAFEDTIPYLYLKEQLEGFKKNTAVKHIFIDEAQDYSPFQFAYIKYLFPNSKMTILGDKNQTIHSQASQDGFALLTKMIGENQTECIDLTRSYRSTRPIIEFTKEILVGNVAIDAFNREGEKPFMTKVDNDTSHIDKVKQQIHKLQHEDHKTIAVICKTADESKKAYDCLKNDLTLRLINKTTSSFESGVLVIPSYLAKGVEFDAVIIFNGSSSIYVDENERMLFYTACTRAMHKLHIFFIGEMSPFLSCISPSKYIIEHSH, from the coding sequence ATGAATAAAGTTAACAAGGAATGGCAAGGAGAACAGCATCGTGTTGATTTTGTAGTCGAAAAAATCTCGGCAGAACTTGGATCTCTTAAGAAAGATATAGGTGGTGTTAAAGCTGAAATTATTAATATCCGTAAGCATTTTTGGGATGATGTGACAGTTAATTTAGATGATACAAACGAAGCTACTGAAACAGCTATTAGTGTTAAACAACAGGCGGAGATGCTTTCTGAAAGGGAACGGAACCACAAACAGGCCTTTCAACAAATAACAACCTTAAATAAATTAAAAGATTCCCCCTATTTTGGAAGAGTTGATTTTGTTGAAGATGGGGATTGTAAAATGGAAAACATTTATATCGGTATTCGTTCTTATTACGATGAAGAGTCGGAACAATTTCTCGTTTATGATTGGAGGGCACCAATTTCAAGTTTATATTATGACTATTCATTAGGGAAAGCTCAATTTTTAACCCCTGAAGGTGTAATCTCAGGAGAGATGAACCTAAAGCGTCAATTTATTGTACATGAAAGCCAAATCGTAAGTATGTTCGATACAGGTGTTACGATTGGTGATAAACTATTGCAAGAAGTGCTTGGTAATCAATCTAACTCTCAGATGAAAAGTATTGTCGCAACGATCCAGAAAGAGCAGAACTTAATCATTCGTAATGAAAACAGTCGCTTACTTATTGTTCAAGGTGCAGCAGGAAGTGGAAAGACATCAGCTGCTCTACAACGTGTAGCTTTTTTATTATATAGATATCGAGAAACATTGCAAGCAGAGCAAATATTGCTGTTTTCTCCTAATTCAATGTTCAACAGTTATGTTTCCACTGTACTACCAGAGCTTGGTGAGGATAATATGCAGCAAACAACTCTTCAAGAATATATAGACCATCAACTTGGTGAAGAATTTGACTTAGAAGATCAGTATGAACAGCTTGAATATACATTGACAGCTACAAAAGATTCAATATATTCGGTTAGGATGAACAATATACGATATAAAGCCAGTTTGGAATTTATGATACTAATAGATCATTATATTAATCAACTGAAAAAACGAGACATGGTTTTTAAAGATATAACATTTAGAAATAAGGTTGTTATTTCAGCAGATCAAATAAAAGAACAATTTTATTCGTTTGATCCATCTATGCGGATTCCTAACCGTTTAACGCTAATGGTGGAATGGTTGCTTAAAGAGCTGAAAAAAATTGAAAAAGCAGAACGTAAGAAGCAATGGGTGGAAGATGAAATAGAATTATTAGACCGTGATGTGTATGCTCGGGTGTACCGAAAACTTCAACGAGATAACAACAAGTCTAATAACACATTTGACGATTACCGACGCGAGCAAAAGCTTCTTGCAGCAATAGTTGTTAGAAAACACCTTAAACCTTTGATGGCTGCAGTGGAACATTTACGTTTTGTTGATATCCGTAAAATATATATGCAGTTATTTACAACTAATCAATTTATGAATATGCCGAAAGCGGAAAAAAGTATTCAGTATCAGTGGGAAGAAATGTGTGATCAAACAGTCGCACGTATTGAAAAATTCGAATTAGCTTTTGAAGACACAATACCATACTTATATTTAAAGGAACAACTTGAAGGCTTCAAAAAAAATACGGCTGTAAAACACATTTTTATTGATGAAGCTCAAGATTATTCACCTTTTCAATTTGCCTATATTAAATATTTATTTCCAAATAGTAAAATGACCATTCTTGGTGACAAGAATCAAACAATTCATTCTCAAGCTTCTCAAGATGGATTTGCATTATTGACGAAAATGATCGGAGAAAATCAAACTGAGTGTATAGACTTAACACGTAGTTATCGTTCAACTCGGCCAATTATAGAATTCACAAAAGAGATCCTTGTTGGAAATGTAGCGATTGATGCCTTTAACAGAGAGGGTGAAAAACCTTTCATGACAAAGGTCGACAATGACACGAGTCATATTGATAAAGTGAAACAACAAATTCACAAGCTTCAACATGAAGATCATAAAACGATAGCGGTTATTTGTAAAACCGCTGATGAAAGTAAGAAGGCATACGATTGTTTGAAAAATGATTTGACTCTCCGCCTTATTAATAAAACAACTAGTTCATTTGAAAGTGGGGTACTTGTCATTCCATCCTACCTTGCGAAAGGTGTTGAATTTGACGCTGTAATTATTTTTAATGGTTCTAGTTCTATTTATGTCGATGAAAATGAGCGTATGCTATTTTATACTGCATGTACTCGTGCAATGCACAAATTGCATATTTTTTTCATTGGTGAGATGAGCCCGTTTTTATCGTGCATTTCGCCTAGCAAGTATATAATTGAACATAGCCATTAG
- a CDS encoding endonuclease MutS2: MNEQTFQALQFDFIKNELAQYALTEEGKQHLLELSPSIYLKQVEAWLHEVEEAVSILRKSASVPIHGLNGITKIIEQMNKGVVLKTEQLTKIHSFLDSSMKLKRFMKDKEFIAPRVTTYVYAIEDLPNLADEIIRCIKHGQVDDYATKQLQKIRKQLLIEEERLKDKVQHILQSKKYQPFLQEPIVSQRDGRYVIPIKKEYKRKVEGNLVDASASGSTIYLEPAEVANIQERIDSLKFEEDIEIEAILSYLTGLVEAHQQEIGLAVETMIHYDVLFAKGKYSEAIGGNKVQLNESHIINLKNARHPMLGEDAVPLSVQLGNGYHALVITGPNTGGKTVTIKTIGLLTLMVQCGLFIPVDEGSHLAIYQQMFVDIGDGQSIEQNLSTFSSRITNVIDILANANDRSLVLIDELGSGTDPGEGMGLSISILDELYEKGATIFATTHFSEMKEFATEREGFRNGSMEFDIETLRPTYRLLIGEGGDSQAFSIALKLGMHPKIIEKAHSITYKEHKSYEIQQPSLSKKRELDKQIASNKYVRRDKQENTQQAKEKFTLFEMGDNVKIGSTGELGIVYKGPDQYGNYIIQVKDEKRKINHKRMQLYIARDELYPEDYDFDIIFKTKDYRKKDNLLNRKHVEGIVIETEE; encoded by the coding sequence TTGAACGAACAAACATTTCAAGCATTACAGTTTGATTTCATTAAAAATGAGTTAGCACAATATGCATTAACAGAGGAAGGTAAGCAACATTTATTGGAACTATCACCTTCGATATATTTGAAGCAAGTTGAAGCTTGGTTACATGAAGTAGAAGAAGCTGTCTCTATTTTGCGGAAAAGTGCATCAGTCCCAATTCATGGACTAAATGGTATTACAAAGATTATTGAGCAGATGAATAAGGGTGTTGTTTTAAAAACTGAACAGTTAACGAAAATTCATTCATTTTTAGACAGCAGTATGAAGCTTAAACGTTTTATGAAAGATAAGGAATTTATTGCACCGCGAGTCACCACATATGTGTATGCGATAGAGGATCTGCCTAACTTAGCTGATGAAATCATTCGATGTATAAAGCATGGGCAAGTCGATGATTACGCAACAAAGCAGTTGCAGAAAATTAGAAAGCAATTATTGATTGAAGAAGAGAGATTGAAAGATAAGGTCCAACACATTTTACAATCAAAAAAATATCAACCTTTTCTTCAAGAGCCAATTGTGAGTCAACGTGATGGACGATATGTTATTCCAATTAAAAAAGAATACAAAAGGAAAGTTGAAGGGAATCTAGTAGATGCTTCTGCTTCAGGTTCAACAATTTATTTAGAACCAGCTGAAGTTGCTAATATTCAAGAACGTATCGACAGTCTGAAGTTTGAAGAAGATATTGAAATAGAGGCTATATTAAGTTATTTAACAGGGCTAGTTGAAGCACATCAACAAGAAATAGGCTTGGCTGTAGAAACGATGATTCATTACGATGTTTTATTTGCAAAGGGGAAATATAGCGAAGCAATTGGGGGTAACAAAGTTCAACTAAATGAATCACATATTATCAATTTAAAAAACGCTAGACATCCAATGCTTGGAGAAGATGCTGTTCCTTTATCTGTCCAGCTAGGAAATGGTTACCACGCTCTTGTTATAACAGGACCAAATACTGGTGGAAAAACAGTAACGATAAAAACAATTGGGTTGCTTACATTAATGGTTCAATGTGGGTTATTCATTCCAGTTGATGAAGGTAGCCATCTTGCAATATACCAACAAATGTTCGTTGATATTGGCGATGGTCAAAGTATCGAACAAAATTTAAGTACGTTTAGTTCTCGGATAACAAATGTTATTGACATTTTAGCAAATGCCAATGATCGAAGCTTAGTGCTTATTGATGAACTTGGGTCTGGTACAGATCCTGGTGAAGGTATGGGATTATCAATTTCTATCTTAGATGAATTATACGAAAAAGGAGCTACTATTTTTGCAACTACGCATTTTAGTGAAATGAAGGAATTTGCGACAGAGAGAGAAGGCTTCCGTAATGGTTCAATGGAATTTGATATTGAAACACTTCGTCCAACTTACCGCTTGCTCATTGGTGAAGGTGGTGACAGCCAAGCATTTAGCATTGCACTAAAGTTAGGGATGCACCCGAAAATTATTGAAAAAGCTCATTCTATAACTTATAAAGAACATAAATCCTACGAGATTCAACAACCATCACTGTCAAAAAAACGAGAGCTTGATAAGCAAATTGCATCAAATAAATATGTAAGAAGAGATAAGCAGGAAAACACGCAACAAGCTAAGGAAAAATTTACGCTTTTTGAGATGGGAGATAATGTGAAAATTGGGTCAACAGGAGAGCTTGGTATAGTGTACAAAGGACCTGATCAATATGGGAATTATATAATTCAAGTGAAGGATGAAAAAAGAAAAATTAATCATAAACGTATGCAGTTGTATATAGCAAGAGATGAACTATATCCCGAAGACTATGATTTTGATATTATTTTTAAAACAAAAGACTATCGAAAGAAAGATAACCTCCTAAACCGTAAACACGTAGAAGGAATAGTTATCGAAACAGAAGAATAA
- a CDS encoding GNAT family N-acetyltransferase has protein sequence MIINKMLLNDAYHISKWKYDEPYTLYNFDDSPEDIQELMDGSYFRVQLNNELIGFLCFGYNAQVPDGRAAGLYNDNGKNFIDFGLGMKPDLCGHGNGLSFVQAGLEFAIKRFKPKFVRLSVATFNIRAISVYSRIGFSKEQTFFNNETEFLIMKYEV, from the coding sequence TTGATTATTAACAAAATGTTGTTAAATGATGCATATCATATAAGTAAATGGAAATATGATGAACCATACACACTTTACAATTTCGATGATAGTCCTGAGGATATACAAGAACTGATGGATGGATCATATTTCAGAGTTCAATTGAACAACGAATTAATTGGGTTTTTATGTTTCGGTTACAATGCCCAAGTACCAGATGGACGAGCTGCTGGGTTATATAATGATAATGGAAAAAATTTTATAGATTTCGGGCTAGGTATGAAACCAGATCTATGTGGACATGGAAACGGCTTGTCATTTGTGCAAGCAGGATTAGAATTTGCCATAAAACGTTTTAAACCTAAATTCGTACGGTTAAGTGTTGCTACTTTTAATATCAGAGCCATATCGGTTTATAGTAGAATTGGTTTCAGCAAAGAGCAGACATTTTTTAATAATGAAACTGAATTTCTAATTATGAAATATGAGGTATAA
- a CDS encoding DMT family transporter has protein sequence METSKYHSTSIYFLLLLVPLFWGGAFGASKHVVTEIPPMTAGTLRFGSAAIILLLLVIYRSEWNTEKLKRHWFGLTCMALTGIFLYNGLFFLVGLKYTSEVNGALIMATTPAFLTMGAVLFLNEKFNRRLGLGLFLSLSGVLIVIFKGIDTISSLSFNKGDLLFVGGLICWVIHGLIGKVVMRDVSSTLTTCITMLIGTILLAVFSIIEGGWIYVATMSAQSWIEISYMSIFASVIAFILWNEGIRRIGTSKSSIYMNLVPINAAWISVVLYGSTLTLQQIIGMFIVILGVYIATSNERNVVKSS, from the coding sequence TTGGAAACATCTAAATATCATTCAACATCGATATATTTTTTACTTTTGTTAGTTCCCCTATTTTGGGGAGGGGCTTTTGGTGCATCTAAACATGTCGTTACAGAAATACCTCCTATGACTGCTGGTACGTTACGTTTTGGTTCAGCAGCAATCATCTTACTATTACTTGTCATCTACCGATCAGAATGGAATACAGAAAAGCTCAAAAGACATTGGTTCGGATTAACATGTATGGCCCTCACTGGTATATTTTTATATAACGGTCTTTTCTTTTTAGTAGGCTTGAAATATACGTCAGAAGTAAACGGCGCATTAATCATGGCTACAACCCCTGCTTTTTTAACAATGGGGGCTGTATTGTTTTTAAATGAAAAGTTTAATAGACGTTTAGGGTTAGGCTTATTTCTATCATTATCAGGCGTTCTAATCGTCATCTTTAAGGGGATTGATACAATTAGTTCTCTCTCTTTTAATAAAGGAGATTTATTGTTTGTTGGTGGCTTAATTTGTTGGGTCATTCACGGGTTAATCGGCAAAGTTGTTATGAGAGACGTCTCATCAACTCTCACAACATGTATAACGATGTTAATTGGTACTATTTTACTGGCGGTTTTTTCTATTATTGAAGGTGGTTGGATATACGTTGCAACTATGTCAGCACAATCATGGATTGAAATAAGCTACATGAGTATCTTTGCTTCGGTCATTGCCTTTATATTGTGGAATGAAGGAATTAGACGAATTGGAACTAGTAAATCTAGTATTTATATGAACCTCGTACCTATAAATGCCGCTTGGATAAGTGTAGTTTTGTATGGTTCTACACTTACGTTGCAACAAATTATTGGTATGTTTATCGTAATTTTAGGTGTTTATATCGCTACTTCTAATGAAAGAAATGTTGTCAAAAGCTCATAA
- a CDS encoding DinB family protein, translating into MFSTTTQLENYLLSVPQKIKSLSNMEYKPIQSKWSKKEILGHLCDSANINHQRFVEILSATTASVSINNYNQDLLVKVHNYQHSFKTDDLIIVWVGLNTQIVNLLKHVTKEQWELPCLLENKQPVTLKWLVNDYINHLSHHLEQIFS; encoded by the coding sequence ATGTTTTCTACAACTACACAATTAGAAAATTATTTATTATCAGTTCCACAAAAAATTAAATCTCTTTCAAATATGGAATATAAACCCATACAATCAAAATGGTCTAAAAAAGAAATATTAGGGCATTTATGTGATTCAGCTAATATAAATCACCAACGGTTTGTTGAAATTTTATCTGCAACGACAGCTTCAGTTTCTATCAATAACTATAACCAAGATTTATTGGTTAAGGTTCATAATTATCAGCATTCATTCAAAACAGATGACCTCATTATAGTTTGGGTTGGTTTAAATACACAAATTGTCAACCTCCTAAAACATGTTACGAAAGAACAGTGGGAATTACCATGCTTATTAGAAAATAAACAACCTGTAACTTTAAAATGGTTAGTTAATGACTATATAAACCATTTGAGCCATCACTTGGAACAGATATTTTCATAG